One segment of Vagococcus martis DNA contains the following:
- a CDS encoding DUF2165 family protein, whose protein sequence is MTEQKVQKYLKIFVVFLFATFALFVFIGNLMDFDSNYEFVKHVLSMDTTFPGNKLMWRSINNKSLWLIAYWILILIEGIVALLGYVSVYKMLKNINNSLEEFSNAKVFGYYMFGLALALWYGGFAILGSEWFAMWQSKDWNGKQTAMDITEVALAFLIFYALPIFNNKSHTKNE, encoded by the coding sequence ATGACAGAGCAAAAAGTTCAAAAATATTTAAAAATTTTCGTAGTTTTTTTATTCGCAACATTTGCCTTATTTGTTTTTATTGGTAACCTAATGGATTTCGACTCTAACTACGAATTTGTTAAACATGTACTATCTATGGATACAACATTTCCAGGTAATAAACTGATGTGGCGATCCATAAACAATAAGTCATTGTGGTTAATTGCCTACTGGATTTTAATCCTTATAGAAGGAATAGTGGCTCTCCTAGGGTATGTTTCTGTCTATAAAATGTTAAAAAATATCAATAATTCATTAGAAGAGTTTTCTAATGCCAAAGTATTTGGTTATTATATGTTTGGCTTAGCTTTAGCTCTTTGGTATGGTGGTTTCGCAATATTAGGATCTGAATGGTTTGCTATGTGGCAATCAAAAGATTGGAATGGAAAACAAACCGCTATGGATATCACAGAAGTAGCTTTAGCCTTTTTAATATTCTACGCTTTACCTATTTTTAATAATAAAAGTCATACAAAAAATGAATAA
- a CDS encoding helix-turn-helix domain-containing protein, translating to MAIVYISVEKKYHGGQVNDTTTELLCIIPANVRYAKTISPNAKLLYGEITALCNQEGYCWASNDYFATRYGVSKTSVSKWVNQLKEQGFITVELRYKKDSKEIDQRRIRIVEEPIKEKKSTSPTKGDDPMKETFKENTITNTKNNNTKNKKSACQYTKSQLHLAKTFRDNLAKDFPKEMSRVNVSRWANDLRRIHEEENIEMSEIEEMVTWLATHDFWSRHVRNPNVLREKFERLLVEKKAQQPKKLKQKRESLPEWVNKKIREHSVSPEEERELQQKIQAFNKMHV from the coding sequence TTGGCAATCGTTTATATAAGTGTAGAGAAAAAATATCATGGAGGACAAGTTAATGACACAACAACCGAATTATTATGTATTATTCCAGCGAACGTGAGATATGCCAAAACGATCAGTCCGAATGCCAAATTATTGTACGGAGAAATTACAGCACTTTGCAATCAAGAAGGCTATTGTTGGGCAAGCAATGATTATTTTGCGACACGTTATGGCGTGAGTAAGACTTCCGTTTCAAAATGGGTCAATCAACTGAAAGAACAGGGGTTCATCACAGTGGAATTGCGGTATAAAAAAGACAGTAAAGAAATCGATCAGAGGCGTATAAGAATAGTTGAAGAGCCTATTAAAGAAAAAAAGTCGACCTCCCCAACAAAAGGTGATGACCCTATGAAAGAAACGTTTAAAGAGAATACTATAACTAATACTAAAAATAATAATACAAAGAATAAAAAGAGTGCGTGTCAATACACAAAAAGCCAGTTGCACTTAGCTAAAACATTTCGTGACAATCTAGCAAAAGATTTTCCAAAAGAGATGAGCCGTGTCAATGTGTCACGTTGGGCGAATGATTTGCGACGGATTCATGAGGAGGAAAACATCGAGATGAGTGAGATAGAAGAGATGGTGACGTGGTTAGCTACACATGATTTTTGGTCGCGACATGTCAGAAATCCAAACGTTTTACGAGAGAAATTTGAAAGACTTCTTGTAGAAAAGAAAGCACAACAACCAAAAAAATTAAAACAAAAGAGGGAATCATTACCTGAATGGGTTAATAAAAAAATAAGAGAACATAGCGTTAGTCCAGAAGAAGAGCGAGAGTTACAACAAAAAATACAAGCCTTTAACAAAATGCACGTATAA
- a CDS encoding GNAT family N-acetyltransferase, translating into MIEFELIGIDYYLKTKDFDCKNLEINNYLKSNAYPDTIEFEASTSLVYKDGEVVAFFVTNDNFFIEIVDPETNNIIKIHAIEIQYLGVDCNHKKQGVGKAIIYHLIEVCREMNNRFIFLQSVKTSVGFYEKVGFQVIEESEQSFSMMMDLLNPEIIDSYYEQ; encoded by the coding sequence ATGATTGAATTTGAGCTAATTGGAATAGATTATTATTTGAAAACTAAAGATTTTGATTGTAAAAATTTAGAAATAAATAATTATTTAAAATCAAATGCATATCCTGATACAATAGAATTTGAGGCTTCAACTTCATTAGTTTATAAAGATGGTGAAGTTGTAGCTTTTTTTGTAACCAATGATAATTTTTTTATAGAAATTGTTGATCCAGAAACTAATAATATCATTAAGATTCATGCGATTGAAATACAATATTTAGGAGTGGATTGTAATCATAAAAAGCAAGGTGTTGGAAAAGCTATAATTTACCATCTTATAGAAGTCTGCAGAGAAATGAATAATAGATTTATATTTTTACAATCAGTAAAAACGTCAGTTGGTTTTTACGAAAAAGTGGGATTTCAAGTAATCGAGGAAAGTGAGCAATCATTTAGTATGATGATGGATTTATTAAATCCTGAAATTATTGATTCTTATTATGAGCAATAA
- a CDS encoding class I adenylate-forming enzyme family protein — MKNILDYQPLNLYTNYKEAAEKTPMIPIIFDETLPAFASLGLETTYKDSHDKTLKRAYQLAQLGVKKGDKIILYKSPKFDTYLLAVAASFLGAIPVMVSYHLPPETISVFVERLEDPFILFDDMTEEHVKAVQNSSHDKKISLDILLNASAQPVSQEELGKDDIAYMTHTSGTTGIPKLICHSYHSMGWRTKWQREIFTHISKKELVAFHISPVHSRFNIGVSSLMSMGFPMMPLASATPQRVEDMLTTHQPIALETHPNNFVQWARLAKEKPHVFTSIKFYHSTFDAINNATMLAFLNASKENDPIFLQVYGQSECGPMILRSHTIESLKDSDARDMGVGLEGLTKARITDENGTLLPVMTDGHIQFLSKGRALTYYKEDARFEENVYGKWWDSGDYGMMDERGHLYLKDRQVDLIENIDSTLALEDYLLDALDFLEEVVIVRGKDNSPQPVLAVVPGKEMDWDAWWLQVADLPHLNEPIIKTFDEIPHTATMKVQRLLLERWLKEG, encoded by the coding sequence TTGAAAAATATACTTGATTACCAACCATTAAATCTTTATACCAACTACAAAGAGGCGGCCGAAAAAACACCGATGATTCCGATTATTTTCGATGAAACACTCCCAGCTTTTGCCTCACTTGGCTTAGAAACAACGTATAAAGATAGCCATGACAAAACATTAAAAAGAGCCTATCAGTTAGCTCAACTAGGTGTTAAAAAAGGCGATAAAATCATCCTATATAAAAGTCCTAAATTTGATACGTATTTACTTGCTGTCGCAGCATCTTTCCTTGGTGCGATACCTGTCATGGTGTCTTATCATTTACCACCTGAAACAATTAGCGTGTTTGTTGAGCGTTTAGAAGATCCATTTATTTTATTTGATGATATGACTGAAGAACATGTAAAAGCTGTGCAAAATAGTTCACATGATAAAAAAATTTCATTAGATATCTTGTTAAATGCCTCAGCACAACCTGTATCGCAAGAAGAGTTGGGCAAAGATGACATAGCATACATGACTCACACGTCTGGCACAACAGGTATCCCAAAACTGATTTGTCATTCTTATCACTCAATGGGATGGCGAACTAAATGGCAACGAGAAATATTTACTCATATTTCAAAAAAAGAATTGGTCGCGTTTCACATCTCTCCTGTTCATTCTCGTTTTAATATTGGAGTCTCTTCATTGATGAGTATGGGATTTCCTATGATGCCGCTAGCCAGTGCCACACCTCAACGAGTGGAAGATATGCTAACAACACACCAACCTATTGCATTGGAAACTCATCCAAACAATTTCGTCCAATGGGCAAGACTGGCAAAAGAAAAACCTCATGTGTTTACTAGTATTAAGTTTTATCATTCAACATTTGATGCAATAAACAATGCGACTATGTTAGCCTTTTTAAACGCATCTAAAGAAAATGATCCTATCTTTTTACAAGTTTATGGTCAAAGTGAATGCGGTCCAATGATTTTACGGTCACACACGATTGAGTCACTAAAAGACTCTGATGCTCGTGATATGGGCGTTGGACTTGAAGGATTAACAAAAGCCAGAATCACCGATGAGAATGGTACACTGCTACCTGTCATGACAGATGGACACATTCAGTTTTTATCAAAAGGCCGTGCATTAACTTATTATAAAGAAGATGCTCGTTTTGAAGAAAATGTTTATGGTAAATGGTGGGATAGTGGCGATTACGGCATGATGGACGAGCGTGGTCACTTATACTTAAAAGATCGCCAAGTCGATTTGATTGAAAACATTGATAGCACTCTTGCACTGGAAGATTATTTATTAGATGCCTTGGATTTCTTGGAAGAAGTCGTGATTGTGCGTGGAAAAGATAACTCTCCTCAACCTGTTTTAGCTGTTGTGCCTGGAAAAGAAATGGATTGGGACGCGTGGTGGCTGCAAGTAGCTGACCTCCCTCATTTAAATGAGCCTATTATTAAAACATTTGACGAGATACCTCATACCGCCACAATGAAAGTACAGAGATTATTGTTGGAGAGATGGTTGAAGGAAGGGTAG
- a CDS encoding helix-turn-helix domain-containing protein, whose protein sequence is MGILLKEQKINQRQLAIKMDVHPSIITDLKKGIIKKPSFELMCKIAYASSIKIILSSYYSDIKQHFLFLLIIYIYFSLQCDYITYEFSSSKFERR, encoded by the coding sequence ATTGGAATTTTATTAAAAGAACAAAAAATAAATCAAAGACAATTAGCTATAAAGATGGATGTTCATCCTAGTATAATCACAGATTTAAAAAAAGGCATAATCAAAAAGCCTAGTTTTGAATTAATGTGCAAGATAGCATATGCGTCATCAATTAAAATAATACTATCTTCGTACTACTCAGACATAAAGCAACACTTCCTTTTCTTATTAATAATATATATATACTTTTCATTGCAATGTGATTATATCACTTATGAATTTTCTTCATCGAAATTTGAAAGGCGGTGA
- a CDS encoding PhoH family protein, protein MTSETTLVFMLDKNIESNDIFGTHDKHIKMLEDYTHVSISSRGEVVHLSGNAEDVSMVQDILTAIQQLILRGHKINSSDVLTAIQLAKKGQLETFFSLYEHALLKDNKGNPIRVKNDGQKKYIHAIKKNDVTFGIGPAGTGKTFLAVVMAVSALKKGEVEKIILTRPAVEAGENLGFLPGDLQEKVNPYLRPVYDALYQILGMEHTTRLMDRGVIEIAPLAYMRGRTLEEAFVILDEAQNTTNAQMKMFLTRLGNRSKMIINGDKTQIDLPRGVESGLIHAEKILKGIKNITFIEFSTQDVVRHPVVADIIKAYADN, encoded by the coding sequence TTGACGTCAGAAACAACATTAGTTTTTATGTTAGATAAAAACATTGAAAGCAATGATATATTTGGAACTCACGATAAACATATCAAAATGCTTGAAGATTATACCCATGTATCAATTTCTTCTAGGGGAGAGGTTGTTCATTTATCAGGAAATGCTGAAGATGTTTCGATGGTTCAAGACATCTTAACAGCTATACAACAACTAATATTAAGAGGACACAAAATTAATAGTAGTGATGTCTTAACAGCTATCCAGTTAGCTAAAAAAGGCCAATTGGAGACATTTTTTAGTCTTTATGAGCATGCTTTATTAAAAGACAATAAAGGCAATCCAATTCGTGTAAAAAACGACGGGCAAAAAAAATACATTCATGCCATTAAAAAAAATGACGTCACGTTTGGTATTGGTCCAGCTGGAACGGGAAAAACGTTTTTAGCGGTTGTTATGGCGGTGAGTGCGCTAAAAAAAGGTGAGGTAGAAAAAATCATCCTCACACGTCCGGCTGTTGAAGCAGGAGAAAATTTAGGGTTTTTACCTGGTGATTTACAAGAGAAGGTTAATCCATACTTACGTCCAGTTTATGACGCACTGTATCAAATACTTGGTATGGAACATACGACACGTTTGATGGACAGAGGTGTGATTGAAATTGCACCTTTAGCTTATATGAGAGGGCGTACGTTAGAAGAAGCATTTGTTATTTTAGATGAAGCACAAAATACAACCAATGCTCAAATGAAGATGTTTCTGACCCGTTTAGGAAATCGATCAAAAATGATTATCAATGGTGACAAAACCCAAATCGATTTGCCACGCGGTGTTGAAAGTGGTTTGATTCATGCGGAAAAAATTCTAAAAGGAATCAAAAATATTACATTTATCGAATTTTCTACTCAAGATGTGGTTAGACATCCAGTAGTGGCTGATATCATTAAGGCATATGCAGACAACTAA
- a CDS encoding DNA-deoxyinosine glycosylase: MKKGLAPIFNQDTSILVLGSSPSEQSLKKQQYYGNNGNQFWKILFNYYNVPFETDYNKRVTFLLDHHIGLWDVYHLFERNGSLDTSFKTVELNDFSQILTQADIKLIITNGKKAYDEVINNQLFPQIKIAPCISTSGAANGQMEKRKMQWEEALGMVDKEFY, from the coding sequence ATGAAAAAAGGACTTGCCCCAATTTTTAACCAAGACACTAGCATACTCGTTTTAGGAAGTTCACCCAGTGAACAATCTTTAAAAAAGCAACAATATTACGGAAATAATGGCAATCAATTTTGGAAAATTTTATTTAACTATTACAATGTGCCATTTGAAACAGACTATAACAAACGTGTGACTTTCCTTTTAGATCACCACATTGGTTTATGGGATGTTTATCATTTATTTGAGCGTAACGGCAGTTTAGATACGTCGTTTAAAACAGTTGAGTTAAATGATTTTAGCCAAATTCTAACTCAAGCAGATATCAAATTAATTATCACAAACGGTAAGAAAGCCTATGATGAAGTCATTAACAATCAGCTATTTCCACAAATAAAAATCGCTCCTTGTATCTCAACTAGTGGTGCTGCAAATGGACAGATGGAAAAACGAAAAATGCAGTGGGAGGAAGCGTTGGGAATGGTGGATAAAGAATTTTATTAA